ATTGGAGCAGGCAGAGCAAGCACTGGATAAAGCACAGACGGACTATGATGGTCTGGATCTGCAGTTCCGCAAAATCATGTCACAAAAACGTCGCACCATTTCAGAGGCTGAAATCGGATATCGTACGGCAATGGCAGAGCTTCGCAAAATTCAGGTTCCGGCTGATGCATCCAATATTCAAGCCTCACGGATAGAGGTTCGAAGACAGGCGACGGAACTGGAGCAGAAGAAAAATGAATTGAACAAGCTTCAGGTTACAGCACCTTGGGACGGGGTAATCTTGAAGGTGAACGGGGATGTGGGGACCAGTCCGACAGCTCCATTCATTGTCATGAATAACTCGGATTCCAACGACCTTAAGGTGGTTGTGAAGGTAAGTCAGACCGACATTGTCAAAGTAAAGAAGGGTCTTTCAGCCGTGTTGACTACCAATGCCTATCCGGGTGAATCATTTCCAGGGAAGGTGCAATTCGTGTCACCGGAAGCCTCTACGGATGAAGGGATGACGACGTATCTGATGGAACTGTCTGTTCATGACCCGAAAGGCAAGCTCAAAACGGGCATGATTATGAATGTGGCCGTTATTTTGGGAGTACACAAAAATGTACTGTTCGTACCTGCGACTGCGCTGAGATCCGAAGGGGGACAGGATGGCGTGTATGTTTCCGCTAATAATGCTGCAAATCCAGGGGCGCGCACTTTCAAGCCCGTAGAACTCGGATTTTATACGCCAGATCGAGTCGAACTCAAGTCAGGTGTAAAGGAGGGTGACACGCTTATTGTGCCTGCTCCTGAACCTCCGCCGGACCCTTCCGCTATGGGCGGCATGCAGGGAGGCTTTTAAACGGGTATGAGATACGTCATTCAGATTGAGGATTTGAAAAAAGTGTACCATGTCGGAGATCAGGAAATTCATGCTCTGCGTGAGGTTCAACTTGATATTGCTGACGGTGATTTTGTTGCGATTATGGGACCGTCTGGATCAGGCAAGTCCACGATGATGAATGTTATCGGCTGTCTGGATTTACCTACGTCAGGACAATTTTATTTGGACGGCTATTCGATCTTAGATGCCCGTGAGGATGAACTGGCTATTATACGTAATCAGAAAATCGGATTTGTATTTCAAAAATTTCATTTGCTCCCGCGATCAACGGCTCTGGAGAATGTGGAACTGCCTATGATTTATGCAGGTATTCCTGTCAAGGAGCGTCGTTTGCGGGCAATGGAAGCCCTCACTAGCGTAGGTCTAGGCGATCGGATGAACAATAGGCCGAACGAATTGTCAGGCGGTCAGCAGCAGCGGGTATCCATTGCCCGCGCACTTGTGAACAATCCGGTCATTCTCTTGGCGGATGAACCTACAGGCGCATTGGACTCCAAAACAAGTGTTGAAATAATGGGGATTTTTCAGCGTCTGAATGATCAGGGGAAAACGGTTGTATTGGTTACTCATGATCAAGAGGTTGCGGAATACGCCAAGCGTCTGATTCATTTTCGAGATGGGCGGATTGAAGAGGATCAGCCTGTTGGGAAACGAAGAATGGCGGCAGAGGAAGTGAAGGCATGAAGTTTAAGGAAATTATCCGTGTATCACTCAACAGTTTGCGAACCAATATGCTGCGATCTTTGCTGACCATGGTGGGCATTATTATCGGAGTGGCCGCTGTGATTATGATTGTAGCCATCGGTAAAGGATCAACGGCTACGATTACATCTCAGATCAACAGTATGGGAAATAATCTGCTGATGATCTATCCTTATGCTCCATATGATGGCTCTAGTTCCATGTCGTTCAATCAGACGAAAGGAATATCTCTAAAAGATATCGATGCGCTAGAGCAGCAAAAAGCAGTAGCAGAGGTAGCACCAAGTGCTATGACCAATGCAGATATTACGTGGAGTCGCAATAAGGTCAGCGGACAAATTGAGGGGACTTCACTGGCATTCGTTCATGTGAGAAAGCTGTCACTAGCTCAAGGCAGGTCGTTTACCCACTATGAAGTGGATAAACAAATGAATGTGGCCGTGCTTGGGAGTGATGCGGCCCGTAATATTTTTGGTCCGGATGCCTCCAGAGCGGTCGGTGAGACGATCATGATCAAACAGCTTCCTTTTAAGGTGGTCGGTGTGCTGGCAAATTCCAATTCCAATATGAGTAACAGCGGTCAGCAGGTATATGTACCGATTACAACGGGGATGGAACGGCTAGGCAATATGAGTATTCAGCAGGTGAACGCCTCTGCAACATCAGAGGAGAAGATTGATCAGGCAAGTGCAGAAATTCGGCAGGTGCTTCGTGTCAGACATGAGCTAAAGCCATCAGAGGGCGATGACTTTCAGATCATGACCCAGACGGAAATCTTAAAAACAGTGTCCGGGGTTGATCGGATTATGAATATGCTGCTGGCCGGTGTAGCTGCAATTGCGCTTGGCGTTGGAGGTGTCGGCATTATGAATATTATGCTGGTGTCCGTCACGGAACGTACGAGGGAGATCGGGATTCGTAAAGCGATTGGTGCGCAACGTAGTGATATTATGCTGCAGTTTGTGGCTGAGGCTGTTTTTCTCAGTCTGATGGGTGGACTAGTTGGCGTAATGGTGGGTCTCGGAGGTGCAAAACTGCTTGAGAAATTCGTCCAAATGCCGATTGTGTATTCGATAGAGCCCGTGCTTTACTCTTTTCTGTGCTGTATGGCAGTCGGAGTGTTGTTCGGAGTATATCCGGCGCGGAAGGCGTCTAAGCTGCGTCCAATTGATGCTTTAAGATACGAATAAGAGAGCGGGTACTTCGCCTTACTCGAAAGAGCAGGGTGTAAAGTGCCCGTTTTTTTGTGTTGAATAAGTGTTTTAAATGATAAAAAGACATGAATAACCACTTTAATTTTATATATGTGATGTTTTATATGCTTTTTAAGGTTGATTTATTGTTATATATGACGTATTATATTCAATATTAGATCGCAAGAAAAAAAGGAGGGACGTTCATCATCGACCTTACGGCAAGACAAGTAGAAATTTTAAACATCGTACAAAAGCATGCCCCAATTACCGGGGATCAGATTGCGGAAATGCTTAATCTCAGTAAGGCGACCATTCGGACCGACCTATCCAAATTGGGTATTCTGAATTACATAGATGCAAAGCCCAAGGTCGGATATTTTGTTGGAAAGCGGGGCACGCCGAACCGGGAGGAAAAATTCCGGCTATTGCAAATGAAGGTGGGCGATCTTCACGGGGTTCCAGTCATCGTACGTGAAACAACAACGATTCAGGAAGCTGTTGTAGCTCTCTTTTTGGAAAATGTGAGCAATTTGATCGTTACCGATGAAGACGGAGATTTGGCAGGGGTAGCTTCCCGCAAGGATTTACTTAAGGTAACGTTAGGGAATCCCAATGCAGCAACCATTCCTGTCAGCCTAGTGATGACCCGACAGGCGAATGTTGTCACCGTTTCCCCAGAGGATACGGTATTAGAGGCAGCGCGCAAAATTATTGCCCGTCAAATCGACAGTCTGCCTGTCGTCGTCCCTTCCGACTCCGACAAGCCAGGAGAGCACTGGAAAGTCGTGGGACGTATTACAAAAACAAATATTATTAAAATGTTGCTCGATATGGTAGCAGAGGATTAATGGGAGGAATCGAATGGTTCAGGCGAGCAGTCATTTTATAGCGATCTGTTCAGACTCGATTGGCGAGACGGCAGAAGCTGTCGTACAGGCGACCATGCGCCAGTTTGAGTTACCGGACACAGAGATCAAAAGATTTATGAACGTGAGGGATGAAGACGAACTGAGCCGGGTGATGGAGGAAGTTGCCGAGCGTAGAGGCTTTGTAGCTTATACGCTGGTACAGCCGGAATTGAGAGAGGCGATGAAAGAAGAGGCTGTCCGGCTGAATGTGCGGGCTGTCGACATTATGGGACCAATGATGCAGGCGTTTGCCGATACGTTCCATAACGATCCCAAAGAGAAGCCTGGTCTGCTGCACCGACTGGACGACAACTATTTTCGGCGTGTAGAGGCCTTGGATTTTGCGGTTCAATACGATGATGGCAAAGATGTGAGCGCCATTCTCAAAGCGGATATTGTATTGCTTGGAGTATCCCGTATTTCCAAAACTCCTTTATCCATGTTTCTCGCGCATAAAGGTTATAAAACGGTCAACATACCGGTTGTGCCGGAGCTGACACCGCCTGTTCAGTTGAAGGATGTTCAGCGTGGTCGAGTGTTCGGATTAACGATCGAGCCAGAGTTACTGTTGAAAATACGCAGTGAGCGACTAAAGGTTATGGGGCTACCTAATAATGTGCAGTATGCTACAGCGACGAGAGTGGAAGAGGAAATAGCGTATGCGCAGTCTTTGTTTAAAGAGCTGAATTGTCCGGTTATTGATGTTACAGATAAGGCGATTGAAGAGACGGCAGGTTTAATTATCAGAATGTTATAGAGCCTAGTAGCTGCTCATATAACTAAAAATTAAAAACGTAGGATACAGGAGTTTAATAGATAAATAGAAAGATTGCAGCAAAGCTGCCCTAAATATATTCATTTGCTTAAGGGTAATAATTATTTTAGGAGAGGTGGAGGGATAGGTATGGAGAGTCAAATGGCATTGGAATTCGTTCGGGTAACAGAGGCAGCGGCACTGCAATCAGCACAATGGACAGGGCGTGGAGATAAGAATAGCGCAGACGAGGCGGCTACGGTAGCCATCCGCACTCATTTTAATGCGGTATCCATGGACGGCACGGTCGTCATTGGCGAAGGCGAAATGGATGAGGCTCCCATGCTGTATATCGGGGAAAGAGTAGGCAATCGCAGAGGACCGGCTATGGACATCGCTGTCGATCCACTGGAAGGAACCGAAACGGTGGCAAATGGTTTGAATAACGCTCTGTCGGTCATTGCTGCTGCACCTCGTGGTAGTCTACTCCACGCTCCGGATATGTACATGCAAAAAATGGCCGTTGGCCCGGCGCTGGCTGGAAAGCTGTCACTTGAGGACCCAATCCCGACCACATTGTCAAAAGCTGCACGAGCACTCGGTAAATCCTTGCCTGATCTTACCGTGTCCATTCTGGATCGTACACGGCACGCCGGGATTATCAAGCTTCTGCGGGAAAGCGGAGTTCGTATCAAATTGCTAGGCCATGGGGATGTGATGGGCGCGATTGAAACATGCCTGGATAGCGGTGTAGACTTGCATATCGGTTCTGGTGGCGCTCCTGAGGGTGTATTGGCCGCTGCAGCGCTGAAATGCATGGGCGGAGAAATACAGGGCCGTTTGTTGCCTCATGGTGAAGAAGAGATTGAGCGTTGCAAACGTATGGGCATTACTGATCCTGGCGCGTTGCTATCTATGGATGATATGGTCGGACGGCAAGGCGTGATGTTTGTGGCTACAGGTGTAACACCTGGAGAGTGGTTGCAGGGGGTTCGTTCTCTTCCCGGCCACAGAGCGGAAACTCATTCAGTCGTAATGCACTCGGATACAAAAACGATTCGCTTCGTGCGGAGTATCCATCATACAGCTGATTCTTCCGGTACGCTTGCGGTAGCGGCATCTTCTTGAACATTGAAGTCATGGCTTATAGTTCAATAAAACAGCGGTATCTAGGACTTATCCAAGGATACCGCTGTTTTTCATATTTTAGGGTCAATCTAACTGTCATAGAACAGATGAAGTTATCAACTCCATGGAATAAGAATCGAGTATACCTCACTTTTATTGAGTGACGTAAACATAATTATCTTTGTCATGCATCTCTCTTTAGTCTACTTCGTAATTTCTTAATCCTCTAAATGATCTACTAAATGTATATCCAACAATATACGTCTATCTGATTATTGTTTAAGGTATGAAGTACCTTGGCCCTAAAAGTTTGATAAATTCCTCTGCTAGAATAGATCAACCTTCGAAATCATCCGAGAACTAATTTGGAAAAGCAAATCCTTATGTAAAATTAGAATAACACATTTAAGTAATACTTCTGTCTATTGGGATTATGAATTACTTTGGTCTAATATCTATAGTTATCTATCAAAAGGAATTAATTGCAAGTAGAATTAATTTGGTATACGTGTTAAATTAATAGTCCAGCCAATAAAACAAGATCAAAGATTTTTAATAAGTTTGAACAAGCTGGGAACTTTTACAGATAGACTTAATTGCTTTAAATTGATATATTGTTAGTCTAGCCCGAAAATGATTATTCAATAATATGGGTTGGATGACTCGCCTGGAATTATTTACAGGTTGATTGAATTAGTTGAAAATGTTATATTATTGTTCTGGCTCAAACGAAGCCGAATGATAATTTGATCTTTGAAAACTGAACAACGAGTGAGTACGGATTTTGCTTGCAAAATCCAACGCTGAAATTTTGGTACATGCCATCCAGGCTGTATAAGATGGAAGCAAACAAGAGATATTTTATCTCGTCAGTTTCAACATGAGCTTATCGCTCTTTCTATAAACCAACTTCGGTTGGTCTTTAATGGAGAGTTTGATCCTGGCTCAGGACGAACGCTGGCGGCGTGCCTAATACATGCAAGTCGAGCGGGGTTATTTAGAAGCTTGCTTCTAAATAACCTAGCGGCGGACGGGTGAGTAACACGTAGGCAACCTGCCCACAAGACAGGGATAACTACCGGAAACGGTAGCTAATACCCGATACATCCTTTTCCTGCATGGGAGAGGGAGGAAAGACGGAGCGATCTGTCACTTGTGGATGGGCCTGCGGCGCATTAGCTAGTTGGTGGGGTAAAGGCCTACCAAGGCGACGATGCGTAGCCGACCTGAGAGGGTGATCGGCCACACTGGGACTGAGACACGGCCCAGACTCCTACGGGAGGCAGCAGTAGGGAATCTTCCGCAATGGGCGAAAGCCTGACGGAGCAACGCCGCGTGAGTGATGAAGGTTTTCGGATCGTAAAGCTCTGTTGCCAGGGAAGAACGTCTTGTAGAGTAACTGCTACAAGAGTGACGGTACCTGAGAAGAAAGCCCCGGCTAACTACGTGCCAGCAGCCGCGGTAATACGTAGGGGGCAAGCGTTGTCCGGAATTATTGGGCGTAAAGCGCGCGCAGGCGGCTCTTTAAGTCTGGTGTTTAATCCCGAGGCTCAACTTCGGGTCGCACTGGAAACTGGGGAGCTTGAGTGCAGAAGAGGAGAGTGGAATTCCACGTGTAGCGGTGAAATGCGTAGAGATGTGGAGGAACACCAGTGGCGAAGGCGACTCTCTGGGCTGTAACTGACGCTGAGGCGCGAAAGCGTGGGGAGCAAACAGGATTAGATACCCTGGTAGTCCACGCCGTAAACGATGAATGCTAGGTGTTAGGGGTTTCGATACCCTTGGTGCCGAAGTTAACACATTAAGCATTCCGCCTGGGGAGTACGGTCGCAAGACTGAAACTCAAAGGAATTGACGGGGACCCGCACAAGCAGTGGAGTATGTGGTTTAATTCGAAGCAACGCGAAGAACCTTACCAGGTCTTGACATCCCTCTGACCGGTCTAGAGATAGATCTTTCCTTCGGGACAGAGGAGACAGGTGGTGCATGGTTGTCGTCAGCTCGTGTCGTGAGATGTTGGGTTAAGTCCCGCAACGAGCGCAACCCTTATGCTTAGTTGCCAGCAGGTCAAGCTGGGCACTCTAAGCAGACTGCCGGTGACAAACCGGAGGAAGGTGGGGATGACGTCAAATCATCATGCCCCTTATGACCTGGGCTACACACGTACTACAATGGCCGGTACAACGGGAAGCGAAGCCGCGAGGTGGAGCCAATCCTAGAAAAGCCGGTCTCAGTTCGGATTGTAGGCTGCAACTCGCCTACATGAAGTCGGAATTGCTAGTAATCGCGGATCAGCATGCCGCGGTGAATACGTTCCCGGGTCTTGTACACACCGCCCGTCACACCACGAGAGTTTACAACACCCGAAGTCGGTGGGGTAACCCGCACGGGAGCCAGCCGCCGAAGGTGGGGTAGATGATTGGGGTGAAGTCGTAACAAGGTAGCCGTATCGGAAGGTGCGGCTGGATCACCTCCTTTCTATGGAGAATCGTTTCCTGCAACGGAAACATTCAAATCAGCAGGTATAACGTACCTGCGACCGGATATTCAATTCGGTTCATCACGTTCGTGTGAATGAAATGAATATCCTTAAATTACTCACTCGTTGCTCAGTTTTGAGAGTTCAAACTCTCAAGCTTCGACGAATACTTCATTCACACATCCGTGTGGAACCGAAATATTCATCGGGTTTCGCTTCGATGAAGCGAATTGCACCTTGAAAACTGGATACCGAAACGAAATTGCGTTTTAGAATATTCCTTTAAGCTGATCTTGTGTAAACAAGTGAAATAAAGGTAGCTGCCTTGAATTTCATTCACACATTCGTGTTGAACCGAAATTCAAAGCAAATCGTATTTACGATGTAAATACTAGGTTAAGCTACAAAGAGCACACGGAGGATGCCTAGGCGCCAGGAGCCGACGAAGGACGTGGCGAACAACGATAAGGCCTCGGGGAGCTGTAAGCAAGCTTTGATCCGGGGATGTCCGAATGGGGAAACCCGGCTGTCTTCATCGACAGTCACTTTCTGCTGAATACATAGGCAGAATAGAGGCAGACCAGGGGAACTGAAACATCTAAGTACCCTGAGGAAGAGAAAACAATAGTGATTCCGTCAGTAGCGGCGAGCGAACGCGGATTAGCCCAAACCAAGGAGCTTGCTCCTTGGGGTTGTGGGACGTCTCACATGGAGTTACAAAGGAACCGGTTAGATGAAGAGGTCTGGAAAGGCCCGCCAGAGAAGGTAAAAGCCCTGTAGTTCAAAACTTGTTCTCTCCGAGACGGATCCCGAGTAGTGCGGGGCACGTGAAACCCCGTATGAATCCGGCAGGACCATCTGCCAAGGCTAAATACTCCCTGGCGACCGATAGTGAAGCAGTACCGTGAGGGAAAGGTGAAAAGCACCCCGGAAGGGGAGTGAAATAGATCCTGAAACCGTGTGCTTACAAGAAGTCAGAGCCCTATGATATTTTCCTTTGGAAAAATCACGGGTGATGGCGTGCCTTTTGTAGAATGAACCGGCGAGTTACGTTCCCGTGCAAGGTTAAGGTGAAGAGCTGAAGCCGCAGCGAAAGCGAGTCTGAATAGGGCGAATGAGTACGTGGACGTAGACCCGAAACCGGGTGATCTACCCCTGTCCAGGGTGAAGGTGCGGTAACACGCACTGGAGGCCCGAACCCACGCATGTTGAAAAATGCGGGGATGAGGTGGGGGTAGCGGAGAAATTCCAATCGAACCCGGAGATAGCTGGTTCTCCCCGAAATAGCTTTAGGGCTAGCCTCGGAAAGAAGAATCGTGGAGGTAGAGCACTGATTGGGTGCGGGGCCCGCAAGGGTTACCAAGCTCAGTCAAACTCCGAATGCCATAGATTTAGTTCCGGGAGTCAGACAGTGAGTGCTAAGATCCATTGTCGAAAGGGAAACAGCCCAGACCATCAGCTAAGGTCCCCAAGTGTGTGTTAAGTGGGAAAGGATGTGGAGTTGCACAGACAACCAGGATGTTGGCTTAGAAGCAGCCACCATTGAAAGAGTGCGTAATAGCTCACTGGTCGAGTGACTCTGCGCCGAAAATGTAACGGGGCTAAACACACCACCGAAGCTATGGCTTGATGCTTGCATCAGGGGTAGGGGAGCGTTGAATGCGGGTTGAAGGTGTACCGTAAGGAGCGCTGGACTGCATTCAAGTGAGAATGCCGGTATGAGTAACGAAAAGATCTGTGAGAATCAGATCCGCCGAAAGCCTAAGGGTTCCTGAGGAAGGTTCGTCCGCTCAGGGTAAGTCGGGACCTAAGGCGAGGCCGATAGGCGTAGTCGAAGGACAACAGGTCGAAATTCCTGTACCACCGTAATCCGTTATGAGCAATGGGGTGACGCAGTAGGGTAGTGACGCGGACTGATGGATGTCCGTCTAAGCAGTGAGGCTGATGTGTAGGCAAATCCGCACATCATTAAGGCTGGGCTGTGATGGGGAGCGAAAATTGTAGTAGCGAAGGTCATGATCTCAGACTGCCAAGAAAAGCCTCTAGCCAGGAGAAGGTGCCCGTACCGCAAACCGACACAGGTAGGCGAGAAGAGAATTCTAAGGCGCGCGGAAGAACTCTCGTTAAGGAACTCGGCAAAATGACCCCGTAACTTCGGGAGAAGGGGTGCCTCGGTAGGGTGAATAGCCCGAGGGGGCCGCAGTGAAAAGGCCCAAGCGACTGTTTAGCAAAAACACAGGTCTGTGCGAAGCCGCAAGGCGAAGTATACGGGCTGACGCCTGCCCGGTGCTGGAAGGTTAAGGGGAGTGGTAAGCTCGCAAGAGCGAAGCTATGAACCGAAGCCCCAGTAAACGGCGGCCGTAACTATAACGGTCCTAAGGTAGCGAAATTCCTTGTCAGGTAAATTCTGACCCGCACGAATGGCGTAACGACTTGGGCGCTGTCTCAACGAGAGATCCGGTGAAATTTTAATACCTGTGAAGATGCAGGTTACCCGCGACAAGACGGAAAGACCCCATGGAGCTTTACTGCAGCTTGATATTGAATTTGGGTACGATCTGTACAGGATAGGTGGGAGCCGTCGAACTTTGAGCGCCAGCTTGAAGGGAGGCATCCTTGGGATACCACCCTGATCGTATCTAGGTTCTAACTTGGTACCGTAATCCGGTGCGAGGACAGTGTCAGGTGGGCAGTTTGACTGGGGCGGTCGCCTCCTAAAGAGTAACGGAGGCGCCCCAAGGTTCCCTCAGAATGGTTGGAAATCATTCGAAGAGTGCAAAGGCAGAAGGGAGCTTGACTGCGAGACCTACAAGTCGAGCAGGGACGAAAGTCGGGCTTAGTGATCCGGTGGTACCGCATGGAAGGGCCATCGCTCAACGGATAAAAGCTACCCTGGGGATAACAGGCTTATCTCCCCCAAGAGTCCACATCGACGGGGAGGTTTGGCACCTCGATGTCGGCTCATCGCATCCTGGGGCTGAAGTAGGTCCCAAGGGTTGGGCTGTTCGCCCATTAAAGCGGTACGCGAGCTGGGTTCAGAACGTCGTGAGACAGTTCGGTCCCTATCTGTCGTGGGCGTAGGAAATTTGAGAGGAGCTGTCCTTAGTACGAGAGGACCGGGATGGACGTACCGCTGGTGTACCAGTTGTTCCGCCAGGAGCACCGCTGGGTAGCTATGTACGGAAGGGATAAGCGCTGAAAGCATCTAAGCGTGAAGCCCCCCTCAAGATGAGATTTCCCAATTAGTAAGACCCCTTGAAGACGACGAGGTAGATAGGTTGGGGGTGGAAGTGCAGTAATGCATGGAGCTGACCAATACTAATCGGTCGAGGGCTTATCCTAAGATAAGACGCAAATGAGTTTCGGATCCAGTTTTCAGGGTGTAACCTTGAAGGTATGTAGAAATACATACGAAATACGCATTGAAATTCATTCACACAGCTGTGATGAACCGAGTTTCAATACGGTAGAATTTGCATAGCAAATTCATGTTTGGTGGCGATAGCGGAGGGGTTCCACACGTACCCATCCCGAACACGACCGTTAAGCCCTCCAGCGCCGATGGTACTTGGACCGCAGGGTCCTGGGAGAGTAGGACGTCGCCAAGCACGATAAAAAGAGCACAGCCTTAATGGGCTGTGCTCTTTTTGTATACCATAAGGCTTTCGCATTTTGGAAATTATATATACATGAACCCATACATATACTCCATTCCACTAAATTAATAAGATTAGGGGATAACTACAATAAAGCCTACAACACTCTGCATATCGACCGATAGTGAAGTCAAACATAATGAAATTTATAAAGCAGCAAGTCTCCAACAACAGGGAGCCTTGCTGTTTGCCGTTACTGTTTTTTGAGAGGGTGAAAGATTAAAAGTAAGGCTATAAATTTCTAGAGAACAGGTACTTTTGAAACGAGATAAAAACGTTTTTATTAGAGTTTGAAAAGAAAATTCATAGATTTGGGAGAGAAAAACTCAATCCGAACTGGATTTTTTAGACGAAGAGTCAGAAAAAAATATGCAAAAAATGCTCCTTTAGGACTATGGAATAACAATATTTATTACAAAAATAAAGAGTTATTAATTTTGGCTTATGTGAGCTTGATACAAATCCAATCCAATATTTAGGTGATTGAAGAGAGCTGCGGAAAAAGTCGGAATTTGTCGGATGATATCAGGTTGAATTTGTTACATTTATGTTAATGGCAAGTAAAGATAAAATTGTTGTAGGATAAGGGGTTGGGACCTCAATGTAAATCAAAATGAATTTAGTTTTACAAAATTCGTGAAAACCTGAAATCTTGTTTTAAACTAAATTAACAGATCATGATTGACAGATAACTCATACAAAAAGTGAAATTGTTGCTTTTGAAGTTTGGAAACAAATAACATAATATGGATTTTATTTTATTTTTATAAGCTTCGTCAATTTAGCCCTTTTGTCCCATGCCAAGCGGTTTTAAAGTTTGTATATTTAAAAACAGTTAGAAAGTGTTGGAAGAAAAAAAGAGATATAAGGATTTACTGTAAAATTATGAACTGCATAGAGGATGGAGGAATTCTTATGACAACTCGATCACAATCTTGGTTCGCGAAAACAGAGGTCCAACCGACTACGAAGCTCCAACTATTTTGCTTTCCCTACGCCGGTGGTGGTGCTTATATATTTAACTCTTGGAAGTCCAGGTTTGCGCCTGACATTACCGTGTTGCCTATACAACTTCCAGGACGTGAAAGCCGCTCAACAGAAGCTCCAATGGATACTCTTCAAGACATCGTTCAATCGTTGGTTCCAGCTATGGCTCCATACATACATAAGCCGTTCGCTTTTTTTGGACACAGTATGGGGGCACTAATTGCATTTGAAACAGCACGGCAATTGTACAGCAAAACTGGAAAGCTACCTGAGCATATCATCATATCCGGTAAATCCGCACCACATATTCCATATTCCAAAAAACGACTCCATGATTTAGCAGACGATTCTTTCACCGAAGAGCTTCGTTTGATGCAGGGAACACCTGAAGAGGTGCTGCAAAATGCAGAATTGATGCAAATTATTATGCCTCGTCTGCGTGCAGATTTTAAGGTATGTGAAACTTATGTTTATCAGCCGGGAAATCCATTGATATGTCCGATGACTGTTTTAGGCGGAATGAAGGATTTTGAGGTTAGCACAGATTCACTGCATGCCTGGCAACAGCATACGACATCACCTATGGATGTTCGAATGTTCGAAGGTAAT
The Paenibacillus peoriae DNA segment above includes these coding regions:
- a CDS encoding helix-turn-helix transcriptional regulator, giving the protein MLNIVQKHAPITGDQIAEMLNLSKATIRTDLSKLGILNYIDAKPKVGYFVGKRGTPNREEKFRLLQMKVGDLHGVPVIVRETTTIQEAVVALFLENVSNLIVTDEDGDLAGVASRKDLLKVTLGNPNAATIPVSLVMTRQANVVTVSPEDTVLEAARKIIARQIDSLPVVVPSDSDKPGEHWKVVGRITKTNIIKMLLDMVAED
- the glpX gene encoding class II fructose-bisphosphatase, with translation MESQMALEFVRVTEAAALQSAQWTGRGDKNSADEAATVAIRTHFNAVSMDGTVVIGEGEMDEAPMLYIGERVGNRRGPAMDIAVDPLEGTETVANGLNNALSVIAAAPRGSLLHAPDMYMQKMAVGPALAGKLSLEDPIPTTLSKAARALGKSLPDLTVSILDRTRHAGIIKLLRESGVRIKLLGHGDVMGAIETCLDSGVDLHIGSGGAPEGVLAAAALKCMGGEIQGRLLPHGEEEIERCKRMGITDPGALLSMDDMVGRQGVMFVATGVTPGEWLQGVRSLPGHRAETHSVVMHSDTKTIRFVRSIHHTADSSGTLAVAASS
- a CDS encoding efflux RND transporter periplasmic adaptor subunit, with the translated sequence MAETVLNDALIKLRRKRRKKWIWTAIVLLVVGGGGAAVYLNLPKEQAAPLVQDEKLKVERGDVSEKLDTSGTVQASKEVKLNFTSAGENKLAAVNVKAGDKVKKGQVLALLDSSEIKMQIQSASDTLEISKAKLAELEKGPKAEDIEIQKTNVLRAKMAIDTAQESFELEEAESQKKTSQKQLEQARKAYEDQKFLHDAGAVSNSELEQAEQALDKAQTDYDGLDLQFRKIMSQKRRTISEAEIGYRTAMAELRKIQVPADASNIQASRIEVRRQATELEQKKNELNKLQVTAPWDGVILKVNGDVGTSPTAPFIVMNNSDSNDLKVVVKVSQTDIVKVKKGLSAVLTTNAYPGESFPGKVQFVSPEASTDEGMTTYLMELSVHDPKGKLKTGMIMNVAVILGVHKNVLFVPATALRSEGGQDGVYVSANNAANPGARTFKPVELGFYTPDRVELKSGVKEGDTLIVPAPEPPPDPSAMGGMQGGF
- a CDS encoding ABC transporter ATP-binding protein; translated protein: MRYVIQIEDLKKVYHVGDQEIHALREVQLDIADGDFVAIMGPSGSGKSTMMNVIGCLDLPTSGQFYLDGYSILDAREDELAIIRNQKIGFVFQKFHLLPRSTALENVELPMIYAGIPVKERRLRAMEALTSVGLGDRMNNRPNELSGGQQQRVSIARALVNNPVILLADEPTGALDSKTSVEIMGIFQRLNDQGKTVVLVTHDQEVAEYAKRLIHFRDGRIEEDQPVGKRRMAAEEVKA
- a CDS encoding pyruvate, water dikinase regulatory protein, translated to MVQASSHFIAICSDSIGETAEAVVQATMRQFELPDTEIKRFMNVRDEDELSRVMEEVAERRGFVAYTLVQPELREAMKEEAVRLNVRAVDIMGPMMQAFADTFHNDPKEKPGLLHRLDDNYFRRVEALDFAVQYDDGKDVSAILKADIVLLGVSRISKTPLSMFLAHKGYKTVNIPVVPELTPPVQLKDVQRGRVFGLTIEPELLLKIRSERLKVMGLPNNVQYATATRVEEEIAYAQSLFKELNCPVIDVTDKAIEETAGLIIRML
- a CDS encoding ABC transporter permease is translated as MKFKEIIRVSLNSLRTNMLRSLLTMVGIIIGVAAVIMIVAIGKGSTATITSQINSMGNNLLMIYPYAPYDGSSSMSFNQTKGISLKDIDALEQQKAVAEVAPSAMTNADITWSRNKVSGQIEGTSLAFVHVRKLSLAQGRSFTHYEVDKQMNVAVLGSDAARNIFGPDASRAVGETIMIKQLPFKVVGVLANSNSNMSNSGQQVYVPITTGMERLGNMSIQQVNASATSEEKIDQASAEIRQVLRVRHELKPSEGDDFQIMTQTEILKTVSGVDRIMNMLLAGVAAIALGVGGVGIMNIMLVSVTERTREIGIRKAIGAQRSDIMLQFVAEAVFLSLMGGLVGVMVGLGGAKLLEKFVQMPIVYSIEPVLYSFLCCMAVGVLFGVYPARKASKLRPIDALRYE
- a CDS encoding thioesterase II family protein: MTTRSQSWFAKTEVQPTTKLQLFCFPYAGGGAYIFNSWKSRFAPDITVLPIQLPGRESRSTEAPMDTLQDIVQSLVPAMAPYIHKPFAFFGHSMGALIAFETARQLYSKTGKLPEHIIISGKSAPHIPYSKKRLHDLADDSFTEELRLMQGTPEEVLQNAELMQIIMPRLRADFKVCETYVYQPGNPLICPMTVLGGMKDFEVSTDSLHAWQQHTTSPMDVRMFEGNHFFIHEQEQEVMSTVENILSTSSPMAHAAGAHTAYNTSTLQPRFRQS